A genomic segment from Diospyros lotus cultivar Yz01 chromosome 5, ASM1463336v1, whole genome shotgun sequence encodes:
- the LOC127802316 gene encoding very-long-chain aldehyde decarbonylase CER1-like: MASKPGILTDWPWKHLGSFKYMVLAPWVAQSMYSYMMVKKDHERDLTNFVIFPLLLSRMLHNQIWITLSRHRTAKGSNRILHKPIEFHQVDRESNWDDQILFNGILFYLGNMMLRGASHLPLWRTDGVIITMLLHTGPVEFLYYWLHRALHHHYLYSRYHSHHHSSIVTEPISSVIHPFAEHIAYFMLFAIPMLTMALTGTASLVAYAGYLTYIDFMNNMGHCNFELIPKRLFFIIPPLKYLMYTPSFHSLHHTQFRTNYSLFMPMYDYIYGTADESTGTLYEASLQRREDMADVVHLTHLTTPESIYHLRLGFASIASRPYTPKWYLWVMWPVTIWSMIITWIYGRTFVGERNVFRNLKLQTWVIPKYNIQYFMQWQKKSINSLIEDAILEAEKRGSKVLSLGLMNQAKELNKNGELYIQRNPQLKVKVVDGSSLAVAVVLNSIPKGTKQVLLRGSLSKVAYCIALALCQRHIQVCVMHEDEFKKLKATLDTQAASNLALANTDFPKTWLVGDGLSEEAQLKASKGTLLIPFSQFPPKQIRNDCFYHHTPAMATPKYLENVDSCENWLPRKVMSAWRIAGIVHALEGWNVHECGKMLFNIEKIWEASLLHGFQPLKPAIEHALIN; the protein is encoded by the exons ATGGCTTCTAAACCTGGAATTCTCACAGACTGGCCATGGAAACATCTTGGTAGTTTCAAG TATATGGTTTTGGCACCATGGGTGGCTCAGAGCATGTATTCATACATGATGGTGAAGAAGGATCATGAGAGGGATTTGACCAATTTTGTCATATTCCCTTTGCTCTTGTCAAGAATGCTTCACAACCAGATATGGATCACCCTCTCTCGCCATCGCACTGCCAAAGGCTCCAACAGGATTCTGCATAAGCCCATTGAATTCCACCAAGTTGATAGAGAATCCAactg GGATGACCAGATATTGTTCAATGGAATACTGTTCTACCTAGGTAACATGATGCTTAGGGGGGCTTCTCACCTGCCCTTGTGGAGAACAGATGGTGTTATCATCACCATGTTGCTTCATACCGGGCCTGTGGAGTTTCTTTACTACTGGTTACACAGGGCACTGCACCACCACTACCTCTACTCTCGCTACCATTCCCACCACCATTCCTCCATTGTCACCGAGCCCATTTCAT cTGTGATTCATCCTTTTGCTGAACACATAGCATACTTTATGCTCTTTGCTATACCAATGCTAACTATGGCGCTCACTGGGACGGCATCCTTAGTTGCATATGCTGGATATCTTACTTACATTGACTTCATGAACAACATGGGTCACTGCAACTTCGAGCTCATTCCCAAGAGACTTTTCTTCATCATCCCTCCTCTTAAGTACCTTATGTACACGCCTTC GTTTCACTCGCTCCATCACACTCAATTTCGAACTAACTACTCCCTTTTCATGCCCATGTATGATTACATCTACGGTACTGCGGACGAATCCACGGGTACCTTGTACGAGGCCTCCCTCCAAAGACGGGAGGACATGGCAGATGTTGTGCATTTAACCCATCTAACAACCCCAGAGTCCATCTACCATCTGAGGCTGGGTTTTGCCTCCATAGCCTCTAGACCTTACACTCCCAAGTGGTACCTGTGGGTAATGTGGCCAGTGACAATTTGGTCTATGATAATAACTTGGATTTATGGGCGCACTTTTGTGGGAGAGAGGAATGTCTTCAGAAATCTCAAGTTACAAACCTGGGTCATACCCAAGTACAACATTCAA TACTTCATGCAATGGCAAAAGAAGTCTATTAATAGCTTGATTGAGGATGCTATACTGGAAGCTGAGAAAAGAGGCAGTAAAGTTTTGAGTCTAGGGCTCATGAATCAGGCAA AGGAACTTAACAAGAATGGTGAGCTTTATATCCAGAGGAACCCTCAGCTTAAAGTGAAGGTGGTAGATGGAAGCAGCTTAGCAGTTGCTGTTGTGTTAAATAGCATTCCCAAAGGAACAAAACAAGTACTCCTTAGAGGCAGTTTATCGAAGGTTGCTTATTGCATTGCCTTGGCCTTGTGCCAAAGACACATCCAG GTATGCGTCATGCATGAAGACGAGTTTAAGAAGCTTAAGGCAACGCTTGACACACAGGCTGCAAGTAACTTGGCACTCGCTAACACTGATTTTCCAAAG ACATGGCTAGTGGGAGATGGATTGAGTGAAGAAGCACAATTGAAGGCATCAAAGGGAACTTTGCTCATTCCATTCTCACAATTCCCTCCTAAACAAATTCGAAATGACTGCTTCTATCACCATACCCCGGCCATGGCCACCCCCAAGTACCTCGAGAATGTAGACTCCTGCGAG AATTGGCTGCCGAGAAAAGTGATGAGTGCCTGGCGAATTGCAGGAATAGTGCATGCTTTGGAAGGGTGGAATGTGCATGAATGCGGCAAAATGTTGTTCAACATCGAGAAAATATGGGAAGCCAGTCTTCTACATGGGTTTCAGCCTCTTAAGCCGGCCATAGAACATGCATTGATTAATTAG